The sequence AGCCAATATATTCAACTTCATATTTTCTCTCTCTGTATCGATTCTTGGTCTACCAAGAtgaattacgaaaaaaaaaaaaaaaaccatatgcgAGATCTCTTTTAAGGCATACTACTATTTTGCGCGGCACAAGGAAAGCTGTTACAAACCACAAAGTTAGTGAGTGATTTATGTCGATTACAATAAAGAAACTGTCCAAAACccctcattttattttattttttatttttccgaatCCCCTCCCGAAATAAATTCTCGTGTTCGCCACTGGCACAGCAAAACATCCCGCAATTTCGTAACGAAGTTCTGGAAACCGAATTTCACTCTTCATTCATGTTCATTCATCAAGGTCACGCGGTCATGCATTTGAAACTGTCGCTCTCTGATTGTGTCTTCATGTAACAAGACAACCGGTTTATCTATATGTTTGCATGTCACTTGACAATGACAGTTCTAAATATAAGTGGTTTTCCTTGCAAAACCAACATCAGCGCTGTGAGGAAATCGCACTCAGATAAACCTACAGATGATAAGGATATAAAATAAGAGGTGACCTTCACCGTTTAAAGTTTTCGCCCATTTGATAACTTTTTAAGAAAACTTTCAATTTATATCTAATGAATTATActgttgagaaaaaaaaagggcaagaAACAAGGTAAAATGTAATCTTATCAGCAGCTGAAAAtaccaacaaaattttaatggACATGATACTCTTGTCTTTTTTGAAGGGAACCAACCGCCTAGCTTAAAGATGTATTAGTGTTGGCGAGGCGGGCTGTAAAGGTCAacacttgctggtgcttctagcacagtatcgcctctaagcgcaagcctGTGGTCTAACGCAGTCTTCTCAGATGCGGATTTATGTTttgaagatggggggggggggagggggggagggttgtgAGGCAATTAGTGCAAATTCACCCCCTACCCACCCTTACTGGGCCGAGAATGGAAAGAGCTAACCAAGGTAACCATAGACCAAATTGCAAATTGATTTACACTAATTCAATACCATCCACTACCTAATAAAAACTCTAAAAACCTTAAAATACACGCACGGAGCTGggagtggcggatccaaggggaggcaccaggggcaagtgccccccccccccccccaaccaaaaaaaaaaaacagttgtctgctacattaatattgtcgacaaaaaatattgtttctgaaaccaataatatatattaatataattaatgaatttcttgtagaatcataaaatctggtggttggatgttatgtgcagtgtgagtagattaaatacaaatttagaaattttaagacatatttttctctggctactctgaaatccaaGAGTGCCTCTGGGTCCACCACTGCTGGGAGCTGGGGGGCACGAGGCTGGAGGGACCTACTTGTTGTGGAGCACGACGACGGTGACGCGGTCGGGCGTGAGGAAGGCCACGCCCTCGAGCGCCGCCGGCCACGCCCCCGCGCGGAGGGACACGCGCACGGAGCCGGGGGGAACGAAGCTGGAGAAGTGCGCCACGGCGTAGAAGGTGGGCTGCTTGTAGAACTCGTCCGCCGTGGAGTTGACGACCACCGAGGCGTCGTCGCGCGTCTGCCCGAGCCAGTTGGGCCCGCCGCCCAGGTCCACGGCCATGTTCCAGTCCACCCAGCCGGCCACCCAGTGGCTGGCCACCTGTCCCCGGCACACGGTCACCTGCTGTCAACTCCTCTGCCAACCAGGGCCCGGGTCAGTGAGCCCTGACATCACTCATCATTGTTGTGACAGGCACATAtgatttaatgttaaatttttataatatttttttgatctgATAATGTcttaaaatcgatgaacgccggctgcacgcacgaaaaagtgtcacgttccgcctgagccgagcgtgcaagaaccggccaaccacagtgcgagaaaatcttctataatatcaaacaggttaaggcgggtttttcaactaattgttcgtgattatgtttaaataaattatttaaattaaatttgcaaaaaactgcaaataatatttgaaaattaagtatgcaatttttcatcaacgttttctcatgacgttagcacgtaaaattatcgtcagtaaaccgactttacagacaacccccaatttaaaaaaaaaaaaaaaatcttcaaaaaataataaataaacttaaactcTAAACACTTCTGAACACATTGCGTGACAAATTGTCCTACTATCATTCAAACACCGAAGGTTAATACACGACTGTATATCtgataatatttcttttttgaaatatttttatgaagGTCGCACAATAATGGCATGGAAAGAATCCGGCCCTTGGCCCGCCTGTTGGACGCTACTGGTCTACATCTTAAGCGCTCTGGCCAGAGTCACCAACTCCTTGGCTTCTGGGTCACTGTCACGCACGTGAGAATGATGGTGTGCAGGTCTTTTCGGCAAGTTCTGTTGCAGCCATCTTTAAGGGGAATTTCGACCAcacggctaaaaaaaaaaatacacacaagtcAAGAAACCACAGGCAATGGAAGCGAAAGCCATCATCAAATAGTTAATTTAAGGTTATCATGTTCTTTACTTTAGTTCTCGGCCTCTGGTAATAAAATACTAGGTCCCAAACAGTATCGTAATGCACGTGATTGGATCTATGAACCACCTAGGTATTTTCTCCAAACAGAGGCCTATTATCATTTAAGTTGAAACAGGTGATACTATCATATCAGCAgtatagattaaaaattttaataatcgcACCTGATTAGTTTTCAAACTCAACCGTTTCAAAGGGACTCCTCGCCGAAATCTTCAAAGAACATCAGTGCCACTCCATATAAAAACATCTGTATGCAGTCACCACTGGCAGTGCATCAAAGAATTTTTAACGCCTCGTTACGGCGATGTCCCTCACTTGTAGAGATCCTGCAGTTCTGAGCTTCGATACGACAACAACCTACCCTTCTCGCACATGCAAGGTCTCCTTCGTGTGGCCCAGGAAGACCTCGGACCTAGGCTGTGCATGATGGCATCCAACAGAAGCGAGATCTGGTGGAAGTCTGCTGTTCCTCGATCATGTGGGGCAGTTGCAGTGGCGTAACTAcagtgactggcgcccctggccagacttgaaaatggtgCCACCCTCATGCATTAAaagagagggggggagggttcagtaaccgcgaaaccgtcgcggcggtGCCCCTCCTGCCACCCTCTTGCTACGCCACTGGGCAGTTGAATCCACCCTGATGGTCCTCCACACCGCACTACGGCGGGGTCTCCGATAGACACAAGCCACAAAGCTCAAGACAGGATAACGTGAAGAAGGACTAGACCACGGACTCTCTTCAGGAGCCACCCCGGCAATCACCTGTCGAGTGTAGCAGTAAACATGTCTGGAagttaggagatatgactttcgGTCACATGATGTTTAGGTGAAATGACTTCTCAGTCAAATGCAAGTTTGCCAGCGTTGGAGGATTTTCCCAGAGAGATAAACATGCAGGTTTCAGGGCCAACCATGACGTCCTACATGCCCCCTCCACCCCGCCCTCTGGGTACTCTCGAAATAACTTTGCATCCCTTCCACAGTAACTGTTTAGGTGGCATGCATTGTGGTTGTCATTGTATTAAAGTGACTGAAATACAGATAGTAACCCCCTTACATGCTCGCTCTATGCCCTGTTCACACCATCTCCATGCTCCACGCGAGGCCTCCACTACGCCATGTACTCTCGACGTGAGGGAATCGGAGCACAGCAGCAGGAGTCCCAGCGAGAGCACTTGCCTGGATGATGTCCGACAGGTACTCCGCTCCGTCCTCCCAGTTGCCGAGCTGGACACGTGTCCCGGAGCCGCTCCGTGCTGTCGGCACAACACAGCGCTGGTCGGACATCCTCAGTGGCGCGAGCAGGGGGATACACTGGGCATGTGCTGCACTGCCAACCCCTCTCACCCTTCTCCCACCGTGAATCAGACATATTTCACTTGTTCATCTTCTCTGGGGCCCAACCCCTTGATCGTTCATTATTAATTTTCGTTAATTCAATTTTTTGTTAAGATTGATTGTTGTATCTCGCGAGTGTACTCATACCTTCCCCATACCTCCTCCATTTTAAATGATGGGAACATAAGGACTGCAGActactatataattattttgtcgtCACTAAGAAATATTGGTTGGGGTTTGTATTTGTAAAGGTAGCATTATCAGTATCCGAAAAAAGGTTTTCACTGAGAATTGAAGCTGCACTCGGACCCTTCAGCAGTCTGGCAGTCTGGCAGTCTGGCAGTCTGGCAGTCTGGCAGTCTGGCAGTCTGGCAGTCGGCAGTCTGGCAGTCGGCAGTCTGGCAGTCTGGCAGTCGGCAGTCGGCAGTCTGGCAGTCGGCAGTCTGGCAGTCTGGCAGTCTGGCAGTCTGGCAGTTGGCAGTCTGGCAGTCTGGCAGTCAGCAGTCTGGCAGTCTGGCAGTTGGCTCTCACCTGGACAGGCCTCGCTGTAGAGCAGGAACTTGTCCGGGAAGGCGGCGTGGGCGTCGCTGAGGACGCTCGGCGGCGTGGTGTTGTCGCTGTACCAGTGCAGGGCCGAGCCGCTCACGCAGTCTCGCACGGTCTCGTTCTTCAGCAGCTGCGAACATCACGCCGACCACTGGCAGACCTACGTGCAGCGACAATGCTTCAATCCGGCATTCTGCGGTCCGGCACATTTCGTAACCCGGCACGAATCTAGCCGCTGTatgttctgatttttttttcatatggccATTTGGCCCTACACCTCGCGTTACTGAGGTACCGATGTTTTTATTTCGTTCATATCAGTTATGCTTTTGAGTACTGAAAACAAACTGCATACTGTTATCAAGACTGACGACACTGAACTCCGCAAATAAATTTGTTGCTCGAccaaagcgaaaaaaaaaaaaaatctaattactagAGTAACTGCTTGCCTCCGGATCAGCACACGGAGGCCTCGAACTCTTGACTTCAAAATGAGAACTTGTGTAGGCAAGTGCGATGGTTCGTGAATGCTATTTGTAATCGAAATACTGTAGTAAATCATTGAGCATGATGATACCTGGGGCACTGCATGTCATTCGAAAGCCCAGCCGGGTAGTCGTATTGAGGCATCAGATGAACTAGTGCAATATCCTGGTCTGCCCTGGCGAAGAAGCGGGTGTGCGTACCTGAGGGAAGCcgaagatgtacatcaagttctgtccctgcccgaacatgcccgaatattcaccttcggcctacctcgggttatttatatatatttatatttctctgtttattttaatgtagctatactaaccgaactaaccgtccatagtgttttaaagtgttttaatgtagctaacctaaccgaccacttttaacatttgaattcatttttcctgcgcaaaaatgaaacaaatcccgaagttggccgaaggtgaatattcgggcgtgttcgggcagggacagaacttgatggacatcttaggcttctcgcgtACCGGCAGCCAGGCCGGCAGGTAGCTCCTGTTGTCGTCCACCAGCATGACCTTGAGGCCGCCGAAGCCCGCGGAACGGAGCGAAGGGCAGAGGTGCCCCGCCAGGTACTCCCGCATGCTCGCCGCGGTCCAGCCCATGGTGATGACCAGCCCCAGCACCAGGGCCACGTCGGGCTCGTTCTGCGGGGTCACGCCCCAGAAGTCGAGGCCCCGCGCCGCGTAGGCCCGCAGGAACCTGCGGACACGGGGGGACCCCGGGCGGGGCGACGTGTGGCGTCCCCTCACAGGACACCTGCAGCTTCTCCTTACTGTCATTCATGTACCActggcacacgaatcacagcccaCCCAGTGGCCCTGAACGGCACGGTCAAATAAGACAGTCTCTCGTGCAAATTACAAGGAAGCAAGGCATAAACCGCTAGCGAGGGTGTACCTCGCTGCAGTCTCATGCGCAATACCTGCATTTTTCAACACCTTCTCCACATCTCCTGCATACGTATCAAAACTTTTGCCGCGTATTTTTAGGATACAGCCTTTATGTATACCTATTACTTGTGCCATGTCCGAATTCAAGCACCTATGCAGTTATGTACTTGCCAACTTGCGTATTCATTTGATGCACTTGACGAATCTGAAAAGGTTCAATGTTGTACCTCTTCGAATAATTTTAGCAATGAGAAAAAGTTGTTTTAATAAGGTGCTACCAGTTTGTTTAAAGATTATTTGGTTGTATAAGTTAATTATGTTAAACTAAGAATGTTAGTTTAACCTAATTCTTGGCCTCTAAAATCGTAATATTTCTTTACACAAAtgacaacaaaaaattattggAAATACAATGTTTAACTGGAATGTGAATTTTTTCTTCACACTTCAATACTATCACAAAATTTACAGCCTTTACTTTTTGATTCTACCTTTCTACCATTGAATTGTAGTTACGATCGATATGTATCGACGACACCCATCGGTGTTCCCTCTGCTCGCACAGGCTGTTACGCCTCATGGCGCTTCACCGGGGCAAGTGTGTTGCAGAGCGTGTGCAGGAAATGGGTGAAGTGTTACAATGTCCAGCGCAGACAACGGATGCCACAACTGGTGAGTCGATTGCCGCCCATTAGAAAATCGACCACGTTTCATTTGCATAAAGTTTCAGATAAGAGGAAGATATGTACTTTAAATTAAAAGCGCCGTATTGATTTCCACGTGTTAAAAACTATTGCAATTTTCTAACATTCAATACTGACCACCAGTTTTCAGTAAGCGATCTTCAAGTTCAAAACACAATGAATATTGACAGGATTATTAGAGTTGtagtatttcacaaaaaataatataaatttaaacacaaattaCTTCAAAGAGGGAACTATTAACTGTAGCAACTGGTCACAGTTAACGTCAgactttaaactatataatattcCGTGTTTTAACGAAGCCCATTATATTAACTTAAAAGGTAGAAATTAGTTATTGCCTAGTAACTGTTGAAACTAACATGGTGTATTTTGATTCATATTGATTCCACGAAGGAAGTTAATTTTTTCAAGTCAGTTAAGGCATATAAATTAGCATGTTGTGTTGTGTGCTCTGATTCCCTGGTGAAggtaagccttcttttcacagacgagagagccaaacgcccgatcgtgcatcttcgggtttttttttgttcattgcaactcatgataactaatagtcaatcaggttaggttagctacattataaatactttaaaacattgtggatggttgatttggttaggatagctacattaaagatactgtgaaatcaaaaatcaGAAAAGCGAGCACGAACTTGGGGGAACTTGGGGCGTGGttatctcgtctgtgaaatgaaggcttccccctgGCGAAGGTCGCCCACTGGCGTCGAGTGTACAGGACGTAGCGGGGGCCTCGCGTGCTCACCGTACGTAGTAGTCGGCGTACACCTGGTAGTACTCCGGCTTCAGAACGCTCTTCCCGGTCGAGTTGTCTATGTCCTTCATCCACTGTGGTGCCGTCCAAGCAGCAGCGAACAGGTTCACGTGCTGCCGGCTGACGCGCCGCGCCATCTTGATGAACGGTATCTGCGAGTCGAACATAACCGAGTGGCCCAGTGAAGTGGACCTGGCCTAAGGTCCTGAGTAGTAGGGAACGGGGGCTGGGAAGCATTTTATTTTCTATAGAATTATAGCAAACAAATCACACAAACTCAGAACTGTCAAACCaacaaaacttatttaaataatttacttaagtGTTGCAGCAACTGTGAATATAGAATATGAAGGGCAAATTAGAGTTACTTTGCAATTTGAGATCAAAGCAAAGTAAGGCACAAATTCGATAACATAAATTCGTTAGTATACACCTCCCCTCGACAGTACGTAACTATTTAGGTGGCATGCATTGTGGTTGTCATTGTATCAAAGTGACTGAAATACAGATAGTAACCCTGCTTTCATTTTATCTTACCCCCTTACATGGTCGCTCTATGCCCTGTTCACACCATCTCTATGGCCCATTCATTGTCCACACTTGCCGACCTCTGTAGTAGCGTAGTAGGATGCACactggcttacggtgcgaggggtcctaggttcgagtcctgggtaaggcatgggtgttatgATACAGAAAAGCTTCGAATAAGGACACATTACCCTATGGCCGTGGGCTTCAGGCTTCAGGCCActatcaactaaaaaaaaaaaaaaaaaaaaaaaaattgtccacaCTTGTCTCCATGCCACCTCCACTCCCCGTTTACTCTCCCTTCACTCGAACTTCACTTCCTCACACACACTCTCCAAGCCCCCACCAGCTAGTCTCTCTCCAGAGCGTCACCTTGTACTCGGTGTCCTCTTCAGTGAGGTTGAAGTGCTCCAGGGAGGTGTCATACTGGTGGTCCCCGGTGTACTCGTAGTAGCGGGAGGAGAAGTCCGTGGGCCCGATGGGCACTCGGACCAGCGAGTACCTGCTGCCCTCCGGCGAGAAGTAGGCCCTGGGAGCACACACAGCAGGTCAGCTCGCGGCCAGCTCTCGTGGTGGTTCGAAGCACGCTTTCTGTGCACACTTGTTTCCAACTCTATTGGGATGATCGCGCCTCGACAAGGCTTTGCCGTAGTGCAGCGTTTACCTTGCAGTGGCAACAttgagggaagccttcatttcacaggcgagagagccacgcccgaagttcatgctcgctttttttttttccccgttctatctcattgtataaactggTGCGGCATtgaattttgcggtcgattaggatagctTAGCTacatttataaatactttaaaacattgcggatggttggttggttatattaggttaagtatagctacattaaaaaaatactgtaaaatcattttatggtttgcttggcaaataaattttttttaatatgcagctatccagggctaggaaaccgtttacatgatttcacagtatctttaatgaagCTATCCTAACcatgatgttttaaagtatttttaatgttgctaacttaaccttttacaatggaaaaaaaaaaaaaaaaacgtgaagatgtacgatcgggagtttggctctctcgtccgtgaaGAGACGGCTTCCCCCAACGTAGACACGGTCTGGTCGCAGTGAACTGTCGGTTACGTGGATGCTGTGAAGCGCGCGCTCCCTACCTGACGAGTCTCTCCGCCGCTGCGGCGCTCAGCGAGAACGTGTTGATGGCAGTTGCGTCGGACACAGCCCCACCGAACCCCAGCACCTCCTGGTACGTCACTCGCTGGTCCACCTCCAAGGTCGTGTTCGCCGCTGCTGCCGACACAAGCAGTAGGCCTTagtccagggtgtccacagttagcaCTTTCCCACTAGATACTAGTGGTCTAGTACATCTACGCTcacatctagtacttttttcctttaacattataatattacagtaactccaatatgttttattatcaagcgtgattatttttaaaaactatggaatgtatgtgtgtgtggtgtgatatttgaTTTAGAGAATtacaatgtcataataacttcctaaattgttaaaaccgttaaaaattataatttagtacttttttttttcaaatctagtactttttttctcgcctaaattggtacgaagtattttttccttgtggacaccctggcttAGTCCCTGCAGTGCTTCAAGTCAGTACTCGCTACACAGTGGCCCCACTACGTAGATACCAACAAGACGAATATCTTGTAAcgatagacaattttttttttctagtgtgCTCTCAGTGGATTTCAAGGGACAAAAATAGTTTGCTTTTGCTAATAAATTGGCATGGTAAGTATACCaaattattggcgagaatttaatttgtaacagaaaaatatatttttttaaagttttgcacatttgtttttttgcgcagcaaataaactaaaataatatatttttaccttTCTATTCgttgtgaattttttaatttttacttaattgtgTCAAGCCGATTAAGTTAAGCACAGTCAAGGGTGTCTCTGACGGGGAAGACGTAGCGGACACATAAacactcctcctcccccccccctcccccccccgccACAGCCTACatccacaaaatattttcaactacatCCAGAAGTTTTGTTCATACTAcatattttcatgtttataaaatacaCGCAATTACAGCGATGACATATAGCAGTAGATCAGgtgtcaaataaaaattacatacaaagcatagtttgacaaaaaaatacattttatacttCAACTCGATGGAggtattagtatttaaatacaagTGAGTGAATTTTAACTAAGATGTGAACTACGGCGACTAATGTGAAGCGGACTAGAAATAGACAGACTGATCTAATTGATCTAGTGTTCAACAAACTCTGCTAATTAatacatacttattttaattgtttgacaTAATAGTATCCATTAttagaaatttgtaatataactttcATGCTAGCTATTGTATAATATTGTACATAAGTATATTAGAAATATTGTATGTAATCATATACATgtattacataaaaattgtaaccgTGTCGACGAGCCCTATgttcagagagccactgctcatcaactgagtctattgggtgttaagaaaataaataaataaataaataaataaaataaattattttcttctatgccccccccccccccccacagtggtggatccaggatttttgtttgggaggggcttgacccagctgaggctaggctttatcaaggcaaacactaaaacaatagtggacccagatgcttttggagggggcttgagccccttagcccccccccccccctctggatccgctactgtccCCTCCCCCCGAGACTTCATGAGCCAGAGACTCCCGTGAGCGAAGTCGCACTTGGAGTAGCCCACTGACTGCAAGAACACTTGTGGCTGATCTGAACCGACTGTCGCCGCGGGACGTCGGGGCACCCACCGTCCCGGCCGTGGCTGGAGGAGAAGGCGGCGCGGCGCGGCTGGAGCCTGAGGCCGGCCTTGGAGGTCTGGTACTGGACGACCGCCCCGCCGGCCAGCTGCCGGAGGGGGCCGAGCCCCAGGGAGTCGCAGTGGCTGGAGTTGCACACGCACACCACGCTGCCCCAGCCGTAGTCCCGGGCGAGGCACGGCGCCCCTCCGTCGCCTGCGCATTCCAGAACtttataacttttaatttaatatatttaatatagttAATATAGTTAAGTGGCCTACAGCTTACGCCCATAGCCAAAGGGTCATTATATGCAGCGTGTATCTCAATTTCCAGTCGTTATCAATTatgagaatatatattttacacccatgccttacccagaacccctcgcaccgtaagccggtgtgcatccgactacgctacggaggtcggctttATATAACTTTGTTTTGACGtcataacgtcttacaaatcgatgaacgcccggctgcacgcacgaaaaagcatgactcattgtcatgttccgcctgagcacagcgtgcaagaaccgagccaaccaccatgcgagaaaatcttctataacataaAACACGTTaaccaattgttcgtgattatattcaaacaaattatttaaattaaattttgaaaaaaattgaaaatacaatacccccccccccccccccatttttttttttaaaataatatttatcccTGTACTAGAGGTGCTATTATAAAGAACGCTGAATAATATGATGTAGTttaaggtatttttatttatcatttaaaatattgatattatttttaatgtcacaaacatatttacaatatttcacctttaaaaatgtagttattcagcaaattgtaaaaaaaaatgttggtagattttgcatgttttgTAAATCATACAACATAACTCTACTTTGTTGGTACTGACCATAATGATGGCCATGCCACCAGTAGCACCATGTATGAGGGTGCCATGTTAGTAAAATAATCATACCAGAGCCTCAgatatttaattaagtaattagtTAACCAGTCCTCAGTGTGTTCAAGTCCAGCAATTAGTTAATCAGCCTAAGAATCACCGTCTCCAGTGGCTGCAGCAGCTGGAGTAGGTATTTAAGTTGCGTAGTTTCCTGTCATCTGCCAGCCATGTGACTCACAGCCTGAATAAGAGTCAGTGTTCTCCTTGCGAACAAGCATGAAGGCCCGCATAAATTGCTAGTTGGCGATTACGTCAAGACTCATCAACCTCATCAACGGCAGAAGGGGGCAGGATGACAGTACTAGATTACGTATACCCAATTACCCAAATGCGACTCTATGTTGCGGATGTACTGATTCCTCTAAGGCcagcttgcacagtcgtgacttgagacaaagtaagtatttctccatttgattacAATGTAAAGATTTTTTGCTCAGATTTTACTTACCTGACACTGCAAGCGGCCCTAAGACTTCACACAAATACGACTCTATGGTGTTGCTGAGGTATTAGTATTAGTTTTCTCACCTTgactaaagatgaacaagttgaAGACGAGTAACAG comes from Bacillus rossius redtenbacheri isolate Brsri chromosome 18, Brsri_v3, whole genome shotgun sequence and encodes:
- the LOC134541220 gene encoding lysosomal acid glucosylceramidase-like isoform X1, whose amino-acid sequence is MLNLLLVFNLFIFSQGDGGAPCLARDYGWGSVVCVCNSSHCDSLGLGPLRQLAGGAVVQYQTSKAGLRLQPRRAAFSSSHGRDAAANTTLEVDQRVTYQEVLGFGGAVSDATAINTFSLSAAAAERLVRAYFSPEGSRYSLVRVPIGPTDFSSRYYEYTGDHQYDTSLEHFNLTEEDTEYKIPFIKMARRVSRQHVNLFAAAWTAPQWMKDIDNSTGKSVLKPEYYQVYADYYVRFLRAYAARGLDFWGVTPQNEPDVALVLGLVITMGWTAASMREYLAGHLCPSLRSAGFGGLKVMLVDDNRSYLPAWLPLLKNETVRDCVSGSALHWYSDNTTPPSVLSDAHAAFPDKFLLYSEACPARSGSGTRVQLGNWEDGAEYLSDIIQVASHWVAGWVDWNMAVDLGGGPNWLGQTRDDASVVVNSTADEFYKQPTFYAVAHFSSFVPPGSVRVSLRAGAWPAALEGVAFLTPDRVTVVVLHNKGDADLAVSVSDSARGNLTLDIPARSMHTVLYRQELRH
- the LOC134541220 gene encoding lysosomal acid glucosylceramidase-like isoform X2, whose product is MLNLLLVFNLFIFSQGDGGAPCLARDYGWGSVVCVCNSSHCDSLGLGPLRQLAGGAVVQYQTSKAGLRLQPRRAAFSSSHGRDAANTTLEVDQRVTYQEVLGFGGAVSDATAINTFSLSAAAAERLVRAYFSPEGSRYSLVRVPIGPTDFSSRYYEYTGDHQYDTSLEHFNLTEEDTEYKIPFIKMARRVSRQHVNLFAAAWTAPQWMKDIDNSTGKSVLKPEYYQVYADYYVRFLRAYAARGLDFWGVTPQNEPDVALVLGLVITMGWTAASMREYLAGHLCPSLRSAGFGGLKVMLVDDNRSYLPAWLPLLKNETVRDCVSGSALHWYSDNTTPPSVLSDAHAAFPDKFLLYSEACPARSGSGTRVQLGNWEDGAEYLSDIIQVASHWVAGWVDWNMAVDLGGGPNWLGQTRDDASVVVNSTADEFYKQPTFYAVAHFSSFVPPGSVRVSLRAGAWPAALEGVAFLTPDRVTVVVLHNKGDADLAVSVSDSARGNLTLDIPARSMHTVLYRQELRH